GCCAATGATAGCATTAGAGACTGGGTTTTGGGAAAAGTAAAGGGAACCTTAGAAGAGGAAACGCCATATGATGTTTTGATTCTCGGTGACTACAACATCGGTGGTGAAGCATGGTCTTCAAGAAAAATTCTTGAGGAGATGGGATTAAGGGTTATTGCTCAGATTCCCGGAGATTGCACACTAAATGAATTAACCATGTTACCAAGACCAAAGCTTATTCTTGTTCACTGTTACAGGTCAACAAATTATATTGCTCGCTATCTTGAGGAAAACTTTGGAATTCCATGGATAGAGTATAACTTTTTTGGACCAACAAAGATTTATGAAAGCATGAGAAAAATAGCAAAGCATTTTGATGAAAAAATTATGGAAAAAACAGAAAAAGTAATAGAAAAATACAAACCTCTTATGGATAAGGTGATTGAATATTACAGACCAAGACTGGAAGGTAAAAAAGTAATGCTATATGTGGGAGGATTAAGACCAAGACATATTGTTGGTGCCTATGAAGACCTTGGCATGGTTGTTATTGCTACAGGATATGAATTTGGTCACAGGGATGATTATGAGAGAACCTTTCCATTGATGCCAAAAAACTCTCTCATTTATGATGATCCATCCCACTATGAGCTGGAAAAGTTTACTGAAAATCTCAAACCTGACCTTGTGGGATCAGGTATAAAGGAAAAGTATGTCTATCACAAAATGGGAATTCCCTTCAGACAGATGCATTCTTGGGATTACTCGGGACCGTATCATGGATTTGATGGTTTTCCTGTTTTTGCTCGAGATATGGATATGGCTGTAAACAATCCTTCATGGAAACTTATAAGGAGGAAAAGAAAATGAAAATACAAGACCATGTGGAATTATACAAAAGAGAAGACTATAAAGAACTTTTTGAGAAGAAGAAAAAGTTTGAAATACCATGCACTGAAGAGGAAGTAAATGAGGTCTTAGAATACACAAAAACAGAAGATTACAGAGAGAAAAACTTTGCCCGTAAAGCTCTTACAATAAATCCTGCAAAGGCATGCCAGCCTCTTGGTGCATTACTCTGTGCTCTTGGATTCAAGGATACTCTGCCATTTGTGCATGGTTCTCAGGGTTGTGTTGCCTATTTTAGAAGTCATCTGAGCAGACACTTTAAAGAGCCTGTTCCTGCTGTTTCAAGCTCTATGACCGAGGATGCAGCAGTTTTTGGTGGTTTAAGCAATATGATGGAGGGACTTGAAAACGCCTATGCTCTTTATAAGCCAAAAATGTTTGCCATATCAACTACATGCATGGCTGAAGTTATAGGAGATGACCTGAATGCCTTTATTAAGAAGACAAAACAGCAGGGTTTAATACCAGCAAACATTTACACTCCCTATGCAAATACACCAAGTTTTACAGGTTCCCACATTAATGGATATGATAACATGCTAAAGGGAATTCTCAGTTACCTGACAGCAGGTTTAAAGACATCTAAGAGTGATAGAATTAACATAATTCTCGGTTTTGACACCTACACAGGCAACTACAGAGAGATAAAAAGAATACTTAATATCATGGGAGTGCCTTACATTATGCTTGCAGACATAAGCGATACCCTTGACTCTCCAAATGAAGGTAACTATGAAATGTATCCAGGTGGAACTTCTATTGAAGAGGCCATCCATTCAATAAACTCCATTGCAACAGTAGCTTTACAGAAATACTCTACTCAGAAAACAGGCGAATTCATAAAGGAAGTCTGGAGACAGCCCTTTGTCAATGTTCCCTATCCTGTGGGAATAGCCAATACAGATTTATTTATTGATGTGATAAGCCAGCTTTCAGGTAAGACAGTGCCAGATGAACTTATTGAAGAAAGAGGAAGAGTAGTTGATGCCATGATTGACTCATATTCCTATATTCATGGAAAAAGATTTGCCCTTATAGGAGACCCAGACCTTTTGATTGGTTTAATCAGTTTTATTATGGAACTCGGTGGAATACCTGTTCATATAGTATGCACAAACGGTGACGAAGAGTTTGAAAAGGATGCCTATGCAATACTTAAGAATGAGCCTCTCTTTGGGTCAGAGGGAAAGGTATACATAAAGAAGGATATGTGGCATCTCAGGTCCCTTCTTTTCACAGAGCCTGTTGACCTGCTGATTGGAAATTCCTATTGTAAAGCTTTGTGGAAAGATACGGGAATACCTCTCATAAGAGTTGGTTTTCCCATATTTGATAGACATCACATGCATAGATTTCCAATTATTGGATATACAGGTGCTCTTAATTTACTTACTCTTATTGTAAATACCATTCTTGATGAAATGGATAGACAGACAAAAGATTCACCAAGCTTTGATTTGATAAGGTAGGGGTGGGAAAATGATTGTAGAAACATTAAATAAAACTGTTCAAACAGAAAAAAGAGAAAAGCTTTGTAGGGCAAGAGGAGGTGAATCATGCGCCTTTGATGGTGCCATGATTGTGCTACAGCCTATTGCAGATGCAGTGCATCTTGTGCATGGGCCCATATCTTGCTGTGCAAATTCATGGCAGTCAAGGGGAACTATTTCAACTAAGGGTAATTTTCATAAAATGGGTTTTACCACAGATTTGGGTGAACTTGATGTAATTCTTGCCAGCGAAGAAAGACTCAACAGAGCATTAGAATACATAGCTCTGAAATTCAAACCTCCGGCTATTTTTGTCTATTCTACCTGTGTAACAGGACTGCTTGGAGAGGATCTGGAAAGAATATGCCAGGAGGCTTCAAAAAGACTCAAAATTGAAATAATACCTGTTAATGCTCCAGGATTTGTTGGTCCCAAAAATTTAGGGAATCGTATAGCTGGAGAGGTTCTTATTAAGCATGTTATAGGGAGGGAAGAACCACCCTTAATTAGCAAAAGGGATATAAATCTCATAGGTGAATATAACATAGCAGGTGATCAGTTTTTTATTGAGCCTTTGCTTGAGGAGGCAGGTTTTAGAATTCTTTCAAGAATTACGGGTAATTCAACCTTTAGAGAGATAAAATGGGCCCACAGGGCAAAGCTCAATGTAATAGTATGTAGCAGAGCTCTTGTGAATGTAGGTGTGGAGATGGAGAAAAAATATGGAATTCCCTTTGTTGAAGTTTCTTTTTTTGGAAAAACAGAGATTGCCCGTGCTTTAAAAAAGATTGCCAGTGCCTTTTCTGATGCTAATCTGGAAAAAATAGAGAGCCTAATTGAAAGGGAGGAGAAAAAACTTAATGAAAGCCTTCAAGCATACCAAAATATAAAGGGTAAAAGAGCAGTTTTATACACAGGAGGAGTTAAGTCTTGGTCAATGATTTCTGCCTTAAAAGATCTTGAATTAGAGGTTGTTGCAGTGGGTGTGAAAAAGAGCACTGCTGAGGATGAGAAAAAAATAAAGGAACTGGTATCAGAAGACTGCCTGCTTTTTGAGGATACCTCGCCTGCAAATATTTTAAAAATAATGAAAGACAGAAATGCCCATATACTCATTGCAGGAGGCAGGAATCAATACATTGCAATAAAAGAAGGTTTTCCTTTTGTTGATGTAAATCAGGAAAGACATAGGGCCTATGCTGGATACAGAGGTTTGGTTAATCTTGCTGAAGATATAAGCAGGGCATTGAATTTTTATTCTTCCAAGAAAAGTATGAAACCTCAGATAATAGTGAGCAACGCAGAATCCTTTGTTGATCCATTGAAAAATTCTCCCTTTGTGGGTGCTGTGATGGCTTTGCAGGGTGTGAATAAAACCATGCCCATTCTTCACACTGCCCAGGGATGTAATTTTTTGGGTAAAGTTTTGCTTATAAAACACTTCAGAGAACCCATATCAATGATAAGCACAAAACTTTTTACAGAAGATGTGGTTATGGATGGAAAGGAAAAGCTTAAAGGAACAATTGAGAATTTTGCTAAAAAAGGAGCAAAACTTGTTGTATTAATCACGGGTGCACTTTCATACATGAAAGGCGAAAACATTGATGAAGTGGTAAATCTTTTCAAAAATAGGGATTTTAGTTTTTTGCATCTACCTCTTCCTGATTATGATGGAGGAATGCAGTGGGGATATAAAGAAGCTGTTAAAAAAATTTTAAGCTTAATTCCTGCTTCAACTGTAAAAAAGAAACACAGACAGATAAATATAATTGCTGGAGGACATCTTACTCCTGCAGATTTTGCTGAACTGAAGGAAATAGTTAAGTTATTTGGACTTAAACCATTAATTCTGCCAGATTTGTCTTATCTTGATGGAAGTAGAGATTTTTCCAGTATAACAAAGGGTGGAACATCTTTAGAAAATATTGAGCAGATGGCATCCTCAGAATTTACAATTGTTGTGGGGAATAGTCTCGCTGAGGCAGGTGAAGTAATTAAGAAAAAAGCTGGCATAGACTTTAAAGTCATTGGAAGCATGTGTGGAATTAGGGCTAATGATGAGTTTATAG
Above is a genomic segment from Thermodesulfovibrio aggregans containing:
- the nifK gene encoding nitrogenase molybdenum-iron protein subunit beta, which translates into the protein MKIQDHVELYKREDYKELFEKKKKFEIPCTEEEVNEVLEYTKTEDYREKNFARKALTINPAKACQPLGALLCALGFKDTLPFVHGSQGCVAYFRSHLSRHFKEPVPAVSSSMTEDAAVFGGLSNMMEGLENAYALYKPKMFAISTTCMAEVIGDDLNAFIKKTKQQGLIPANIYTPYANTPSFTGSHINGYDNMLKGILSYLTAGLKTSKSDRINIILGFDTYTGNYREIKRILNIMGVPYIMLADISDTLDSPNEGNYEMYPGGTSIEEAIHSINSIATVALQKYSTQKTGEFIKEVWRQPFVNVPYPVGIANTDLFIDVISQLSGKTVPDELIEERGRVVDAMIDSYSYIHGKRFALIGDPDLLIGLISFIMELGGIPVHIVCTNGDEEFEKDAYAILKNEPLFGSEGKVYIKKDMWHLRSLLFTEPVDLLIGNSYCKALWKDTGIPLIRVGFPIFDRHHMHRFPIIGYTGALNLLTLIVNTILDEMDRQTKDSPSFDLIR
- the nifE gene encoding nitrogenase iron-molybdenum cofactor biosynthesis protein NifE, with the translated sequence MIVETLNKTVQTEKREKLCRARGGESCAFDGAMIVLQPIADAVHLVHGPISCCANSWQSRGTISTKGNFHKMGFTTDLGELDVILASEERLNRALEYIALKFKPPAIFVYSTCVTGLLGEDLERICQEASKRLKIEIIPVNAPGFVGPKNLGNRIAGEVLIKHVIGREEPPLISKRDINLIGEYNIAGDQFFIEPLLEEAGFRILSRITGNSTFREIKWAHRAKLNVIVCSRALVNVGVEMEKKYGIPFVEVSFFGKTEIARALKKIASAFSDANLEKIESLIEREEKKLNESLQAYQNIKGKRAVLYTGGVKSWSMISALKDLELEVVAVGVKKSTAEDEKKIKELVSEDCLLFEDTSPANILKIMKDRNAHILIAGGRNQYIAIKEGFPFVDVNQERHRAYAGYRGLVNLAEDISRALNFYSSKKSMKPQIIVSNAESFVDPLKNSPFVGAVMALQGVNKTMPILHTAQGCNFLGKVLLIKHFREPISMISTKLFTEDVVMDGKEKLKGTIENFAKKGAKLVVLITGALSYMKGENIDEVVNLFKNRDFSFLHLPLPDYDGGMQWGYKEAVKKILSLIPASTVKKKHRQINIIAGGHLTPADFAELKEIVKLFGLKPLILPDLSYLDGSRDFSSITKGGTSLENIEQMASSEFTIVVGNSLAEAGEVIKKKAGIDFKVIGSMCGIRANDEFIETLSLLSGKRIPERFIRERKALIDTMRDAHFELTGRTVAMALESDMAFHLAGLIEEMGMPIKLVVVPERNEEIKVLPSERVVIGCLSNINERYDLLISNSHAKERAKKIKTPLYEMGFPVYKTFGYNQKVTIGYRGSINIICDMVNLLSREVQ
- the nifD gene encoding nitrogenase molybdenum-iron protein alpha chain, which codes for MIKIIEQDTERLIEEVIDIYPEKAKKERKKHLLSNDPECTSSTCQLKSNVKTIPGVMTSRGCAFAGSKGVVWGPIKDMVHISHGPVGCGQYSWWSRRNYYNGKTGIDTFVTMHITSDFQENDIVFGGDKKLEQLCREIKEMFPLAKGITIQCECPVGLIGDDIESVARKMTKELGIPVIPVRCEGFRGISQSLGHHIANDSIRDWVLGKVKGTLEEETPYDVLILGDYNIGGEAWSSRKILEEMGLRVIAQIPGDCTLNELTMLPRPKLILVHCYRSTNYIARYLEENFGIPWIEYNFFGPTKIYESMRKIAKHFDEKIMEKTEKVIEKYKPLMDKVIEYYRPRLEGKKVMLYVGGLRPRHIVGAYEDLGMVVIATGYEFGHRDDYERTFPLMPKNSLIYDDPSHYELEKFTENLKPDLVGSGIKEKYVYHKMGIPFRQMHSWDYSGPYHGFDGFPVFARDMDMAVNNPSWKLIRRKRK